Part of the Henckelia pumila isolate YLH828 chromosome 2, ASM3356847v2, whole genome shotgun sequence genome is shown below.
GTTGATCCATCCAAGAAAATATCTTTTCCGAGCAATTTATTTCGAACCCAAGTCGCTACATTTTCCTCTAACTTCAAAACTTTATCCTTCACATCAGCAAAAGGCTTGACTCTCAGCTCCTCAACCTCCGCCCAAAAAGTTGTCTCTGAGCTCGATTCAGTGGTCATCCTCTCTGCATGTGTTCGCCATTTCTGCGTGAATCTGTACCGTTTCGGCCTAGCCTTTACCATATAAGGACCTGTATCTTCATTCTTTGAGTGCCTGTAGTAATTTGCAACGTCTAGGGGCTCCACCAGTCTTCTGAACACAGTTCCTAGTTCTATCCACTCTTTACGACCCTCGAATCCATCAGGGAGTTCATACCTCTTAATCATTTCCATTATCTCATCCCATATTCCAGCTAGCTCTAGCCTCTTGATGTTGGCGTTGAAATCATTTGTGTCTCTCTGAATTTTGAAGGCATCATAATAACCAACCTTGCGAATTTCACAGTTGGTTTGGTATTCTTGTACTCTTTTTAGTGCTTCCCTGATGATGTCTTTGTGGGAATCTATCTTTTCCTGGTTTTCCAGTTTCTGCTTCTCCAACTCACCGGCTGCCCGAAGACACAGTCGAGCTCTAGTGTTCTGACAGCAAGTCATAGCACCAATCAGTAGCTGGATTACTTAAGTGACAGAAGAACCTAATCAGGCTAAACATATAACTGAAAATGATTAGACTAATTGATATGTGTGCTCCTAGATTGAAATGAACTCACTCTTAATGTGTCTGTGTGTTTGCAGTAATGAGCACGTACCAGACCGAGATCATTTAGGGCGGCTGCATCACTAGACAAAGGGAGATCTCTCAAGTTTTCTAAATAGGTAACATCTTGCATGTTCAAGCTCTCTTGCAATTCACTATCGTATCTCAGATGATCTTGAAGCATTCGGTGGACAAAATCTGAATTTATTGATTCAGAATTCAACTGCAGGCAGAAGAAGAACAGTTGCAGGACAGCATCTGGATTGTCAAGAACCACTAGCTTTCCATTCCCAGCGCAGAATACATAGATTCCGAACGGGCTATAAGGGCTCAGTTCTATGATACTGGATATGGTTTCTAGTAACAAATTTGTGCATCCCTTGAGATTACTGGCAGCGTGACTTGCAACAGATAAGGCATTTCTAATGACAGAAAACAAGAAACTTGATGCACCATCGGATTTTCCGATTGATTCGTGCTGAAAACATTGGGATTTTGGGTTCATGAAGTCTAGTATGTGTTTGAGGCCTTGTTCAATGGATGAAAGAGGGGAAAGGATTATTCGAGGGACAATGTCATATTTCATCACAAAATGTATGAAATATCGAGCCCAATTCTCTCT
Proteins encoded:
- the LOC140882016 gene encoding protein EDS1L-like, whose protein sequence is MVGGKLGDNIGLSEELIQKAANLAMKAHDAFPGKPYLHEKARGSTDAFFAFPGSWCVDHWYSRKQFGEIKIDVSKFPSMKSVGNDEVALVNEAFSRRFQQLLTNSSLEVEVDKSISERKRVIFTGHSSGGAVAIFAAIWFFEKYIRPNHYRISPFCVTFGSPLVSNHIFSHALRRENWARYFIHFVMKYDIVPRIILSPLSSIEQGLKHILDFMNPKSQCFQHESIGKSDGASSFLFSVIRNALSVASHAASNLKGCTNLLLETISSIIELSPYSPFGIYVFCAGNGKLVVLDNPDAVLQLFFFCLQLNSESINSDFVHRMLQDHLRYDSELQESLNMQDVTYLENLRDLPLSSDAAALNDLGLNTRARLCLRAAGELEKQKLENQEKIDSHKDIIREALKRVQEYQTNCEIRKVGYYDAFKIQRDTNDFNANIKRLELAGIWDEIMEMIKRYELPDGFEGRKEWIELGTVFRRLVEPLDVANYYRHSKNEDTGPYMVKARPKRYRFTQKWRTHAERMTTESSSETTFWAEVEELRVKPFADVKDKVLKLEENVATWVRNKLLGKDIFLDGSTFTKWWKTLPLEHRSRSCIAGYILFN